In one window of Pseudomonas benzenivorans DNA:
- a CDS encoding ribonuclease E inhibitor RraB — MSTALHDDVSSGVLRRMKEGGFDFASFHPIEFYAIFPDEERARQATRNFRGESLHALVTERDDGAWHLQVSKVMYATHAGIGDFEQDLASVVLPLGGTLDGWGVTQEVKASRP; from the coding sequence ATGAGCACAGCCTTGCACGATGATGTCAGCAGCGGAGTATTACGGCGGATGAAGGAGGGTGGATTCGACTTCGCCAGCTTTCACCCCATCGAGTTCTACGCCATTTTTCCCGATGAGGAGCGGGCCCGTCAGGCGACCAGAAATTTTCGTGGTGAATCCTTGCACGCCTTGGTGACCGAGCGGGATGACGGCGCCTGGCATCTGCAAGTCAGCAAGGTGATGTATGCGACCCACGCCGGTATCGGCGATTTCGAGCAAGACCTGGCGTCGGTGGTGCTGCCGCTTGGCGGTACCCTGGATGGCTGGGGCGTGACGCAGGAGGTCAAGGCTTCGCGGCCCTAG
- a CDS encoding DUF2834 domain-containing protein, translated as MKKVVPALTTLILFCAYTLYVMLNAEQSLIQFGIQLMSHPDTAQVVIDLYILAGLACVWMYRDAQSRGKTIGYLLPFFAITAVFVSVGPLLYIVTRGLSKDGSGQNA; from the coding sequence ATGAAGAAAGTTGTCCCCGCGCTCACCACCCTGATCCTCTTCTGCGCCTATACCCTTTACGTCATGCTCAACGCGGAACAGTCGCTGATCCAGTTCGGCATCCAGCTGATGTCCCACCCGGATACGGCGCAGGTGGTCATCGACCTCTATATCCTTGCCGGGCTCGCCTGCGTCTGGATGTACCGGGATGCCCAGTCGCGAGGCAAGACCATCGGCTATCTGCTGCCCTTCTTCGCCATCACGGCGGTGTTCGTGTCCGTGGGGCCGCTGCTATACATCGTGACCAGGGGCCTCTCGAAAGACGGCAGCGGGCAAAACGCCTAG